A single window of Bacteroidota bacterium DNA harbors:
- a CDS encoding polysaccharide biosynthesis protein, whose translation MKDKILLITGGTGSFGNAVLDRFLSENDLKEIRIFSRDEKKQDDMRRKYNNSKIKFFIGDVRDRSSLENVIRDVNYIFHAAALKQVPSCEFFPVEAVKTNVLGTDNVLEVAIRSKVDKVVVLSTDKAVYPINAMGMSKALMEKVMVARSRMLGDGSKTVICGTRYGNVMASRGSVIPLIVKQIKEKKPITLTDPKMTRFMMTLEEAVDLVLYAFNHGQNGDIFVQKSPASTVDNLTDALKELYKVDNPVNIIGTRHGEKLFEVLVNREEMVKAIDLGDYFRIPADNRDLNYNSFFTEGLPDVSKVDEYHSHNTHRLNIEEMKTLLLKLKFIRHDLTGESIPEYSDLISLI comes from the coding sequence ATGAAAGATAAAATTTTGCTAATAACAGGTGGGACAGGCTCATTTGGTAATGCTGTCCTGGACCGTTTTTTATCAGAAAATGATTTAAAAGAAATACGTATCTTTAGCAGAGATGAAAAAAAACAAGATGATATGCGTCGAAAATACAATAATAGCAAAATTAAGTTTTTCATTGGAGACGTACGGGATAGAAGCAGCCTCGAAAATGTTATAAGAGATGTAAATTATATTTTTCATGCAGCTGCTCTTAAACAAGTCCCATCTTGTGAGTTTTTCCCGGTTGAAGCTGTGAAAACAAATGTTCTTGGTACAGATAATGTTCTTGAGGTTGCAATTCGTTCCAAAGTTGATAAAGTGGTTGTTTTAAGCACCGATAAGGCAGTATATCCAATTAATGCAATGGGAATGTCCAAAGCGTTAATGGAAAAGGTTATGGTTGCAAGATCGAGAATGCTCGGAGATGGTTCCAAGACTGTTATCTGTGGAACACGTTACGGCAATGTTATGGCATCCAGAGGATCTGTAATACCTTTGATTGTCAAGCAGATCAAAGAAAAGAAGCCCATTACTTTGACTGATCCGAAAATGACGCGCTTTATGATGACATTGGAAGAAGCTGTAGATTTGGTGCTTTATGCTTTCAATCATGGACAGAACGGTGATATTTTTGTCCAAAAATCTCCAGCTTCCACGGTCGATAATCTCACTGATGCTCTTAAAGAACTTTACAAAGTCGATAATCCTGTCAATATTATTGGTACACGTCATGGTGAAAAACTTTTTGAAGTACTTGTGAACAGGGAAGAAATGGTTAAGGCTATTGATCTCGGAGACTATTTTAGAATTCCTGCTGATAATCGCGATTTAAATTACAACTCTTTTTTTACCGAGGGGTTGCCTGATGTTTCTAAGGTTGATGAGTACCACTCTCACAATACCCACAGATTGAATATTGAGGAAATGAAGACCTTGTTATTGAAACTTAAGTTCATAAGGCATGATTTAACCGGTGAGAGTATTCCGGAATATTCAGATTTGATTTCACTTATTTAA
- a CDS encoding NAD-dependent epimerase/dehydratase family protein, with product MFKIGITGQSGFIGTHLVNKIRYDSGHELVEFHDSYFSDMEQLGDFVASCDIIIHLAAINRHPDPEYLYSMNKILAGKLMDVCDKMNAKPHIIYSSSIQENLDNAYGKAKYEIRKEFEDWSTNRGNSFTALLIPNVYGPFCKPFYNSVVATFCYQLANQVECKVLDDVELNLIFVSELVNFIVELIKNEKNAPLDEKIVQSICVPGSRTIYVSELLNKINQISFDYLKFGSYPKFGDSFTINLFNTFLTYVNIDKFFPFMLRSNTDSRGAFTELMRLESGGQVSFSSTVPGVTRGEHFHTRKIERFMVLSGKARVQLRKIGTEFVQSFEVDGRQPAFIDMPVWFTHNITNIGEDPLLTLFWINEPFDPENSDTFFEKVNNKQE from the coding sequence GTGTTTAAGATTGGTATTACCGGACAGTCTGGTTTTATAGGAACTCATTTAGTAAACAAAATTCGATATGATTCAGGTCACGAATTGGTTGAGTTTCATGATTCATACTTTTCCGACATGGAACAATTAGGTGATTTTGTAGCTTCATGTGACATTATAATTCATTTAGCTGCAATAAATAGACATCCCGATCCGGAATATCTATATTCTATGAATAAGATACTTGCCGGCAAACTTATGGATGTCTGTGATAAAATGAATGCTAAACCACACATAATTTATTCATCTTCTATTCAAGAGAATCTGGATAATGCATATGGTAAAGCAAAATATGAAATCAGAAAAGAGTTCGAAGATTGGTCTACTAACCGCGGGAACTCCTTCACCGCACTCCTTATCCCTAACGTGTATGGACCATTTTGTAAACCATTCTATAACTCGGTGGTCGCAACATTCTGTTATCAGTTAGCAAATCAAGTTGAATGTAAGGTTCTTGATGATGTCGAATTAAATCTAATTTTTGTGAGTGAGTTGGTGAATTTTATTGTAGAACTCATAAAAAATGAGAAAAATGCGCCTCTCGATGAAAAAATAGTTCAGTCGATTTGTGTACCAGGTTCCAGGACTATTTATGTCTCTGAGTTGCTTAATAAAATCAATCAAATTTCATTTGATTATTTAAAATTTGGCAGTTATCCCAAATTTGGTGATAGCTTTACAATCAATCTATTTAACACCTTTTTAACGTATGTAAATATTGATAAGTTTTTTCCATTTATGCTTCGCTCTAATACAGATAGTCGTGGAGCTTTTACAGAACTAATGCGGTTAGAGTCTGGTGGACAGGTATCTTTTTCATCTACCGTCCCGGGTGTTACGCGAGGAGAACATTTCCACACTAGAAAAATAGAACGTTTTATGGTATTGTCCGGAAAGGCAAGAGTTCAACTTCGTAAAATTGGTACCGAATTTGTTCAAAGTTTTGAGGTCGATGGACGGCAACCTGCGTTCATCGATATGCCGGTTTGGTTTACTCATAATATAACGAACATTGGCGAAGACCCGTTATTAACCCTTTTTTGGATAAATGAACCTTTTGATCCGGAGAATTCAGATACTTTCTTCGAAAAGGTCAACAATAAGCAGGAATGA
- a CDS encoding glycosyltransferase translates to MSKLYKFDLFIEETEYPKVLKREVSPQQKKKYLRQYCLAHGMIVMTQELFRYYKSLGVKDIFLLPMTVDHSRFNQKSIHKKGDSDYLIYIGGDGGLKRDGVLDIVRVFHLSKVYLNGVKLFIGGEFETSALLFRQITEYIDENSLTDYILFLGAQHPSNVPDLLMGSKGIIMLPQSDFPSGGFPTKLGEFLASGRPVICTAVSEIPLYLNGTNSYLVKPGDFEAAAGAIVDIISNNEKASQIGLCGRELVFKEFNPGVFAEGLIDFLHLDQNQD, encoded by the coding sequence TTGTCAAAACTGTATAAATTTGATCTCTTTATTGAAGAGACAGAATACCCAAAAGTTCTTAAAAGAGAAGTTTCACCCCAACAGAAGAAAAAATATCTTCGCCAATATTGCCTCGCTCATGGAATGATTGTAATGACTCAGGAATTATTTCGTTATTACAAATCACTTGGAGTGAAGGATATTTTTCTTCTACCTATGACTGTAGATCACAGCCGGTTTAATCAGAAATCAATTCATAAAAAGGGCGATTCAGACTACTTAATTTATATTGGTGGGGATGGAGGCCTTAAAAGGGATGGCGTCCTTGATATTGTAAGAGTATTTCATTTGTCGAAGGTATATTTAAATGGAGTAAAACTTTTTATTGGTGGTGAATTTGAAACTTCAGCGCTGTTATTTCGGCAAATAACTGAATATATTGATGAAAATAGTTTGACGGATTACATTCTATTTTTGGGTGCTCAGCATCCTTCGAATGTTCCTGATCTTTTGATGGGCTCAAAAGGGATTATAATGTTACCACAATCAGATTTCCCCTCCGGGGGCTTTCCTACTAAACTTGGAGAGTTCCTGGCATCCGGTCGCCCTGTGATCTGCACGGCAGTAAGTGAAATCCCCTTATATTTAAATGGTACAAATTCATATTTAGTCAAACCGGGTGATTTTGAGGCTGCTGCTGGGGCCATAGTTGATATTATTTCCAATAATGAGAAAGCCTCACAAATTGGTTTGTGCGGGAGGGAATTAGTGTTTAAAGAGTTTAACCCTGGCGTTTTTGCCGAAGGTTTGATAGATTTTCTTCACTTGGACCAGAACCAGGATTAG
- a CDS encoding acyltransferase yields MISRIKFKIRVFFSNAYELGALFRKYYGVKIGVNSRFTGSDVSFGSEPYLVEIGDNVTITHGVRFQTHDGGVGVLRKEHPGMNVFGRIKVGNNVFIGEEVMIMYGVTIGDNVVIGAKSLVTKDIPSNSVAVGIPAKVIKSLEEYKESSLKRAIFITSMNADQRRQEIIRHLGNSEA; encoded by the coding sequence ATGATAAGTCGAATTAAGTTTAAAATTAGAGTGTTTTTTAGTAATGCATATGAATTAGGTGCATTATTCAGGAAATATTATGGAGTAAAAATAGGTGTAAACAGTCGATTCACCGGGAGCGATGTCTCGTTTGGCTCAGAACCTTACCTCGTCGAGATAGGAGATAATGTTACTATCACACATGGTGTAAGGTTTCAAACCCACGATGGCGGTGTAGGTGTTCTAAGAAAAGAGCACCCCGGAATGAATGTTTTTGGAAGAATCAAGGTTGGAAATAATGTTTTTATTGGTGAAGAAGTAATGATTATGTATGGTGTTACAATCGGTGATAATGTGGTCATAGGCGCAAAGAGTCTTGTAACTAAAGATATCCCATCCAATTCCGTTGCTGTTGGTATCCCCGCTAAAGTGATTAAATCATTAGAAGAGTATAAAGAATCGTCATTAAAAAGAGCAATCTTTATTACTTCAATGAATGCTGATCAGAGACGACAGGAAATTATTAGACATTTGGGTAATTCGGAAGCCTGA
- a CDS encoding glycosyltransferase — MRILYFIECMSKGGKERRLFELIRNLRDKKEFEIFLLTLRPDSDFPELQNVVINHSFIGNGPSKNWLMVLFKCFRAILRFKPGIVHTWGDINSLIAVLLKPFFAYSLVNSQITAAPAVVKRSFLFHTIPFTFSEVITANSKAGLLAYCPPKNKSQVIYNGFDFNRTANLLSSDNIKVELGITSEFVVGMFSNFTPAKDYPLFFAIAQKILEKMENVTFVCAGKGDFTGLFADLSETARLRFRVMGPSDEVEQLMSICDIGLQLTNTHGHGEGISNSILELCALGKCVIATNCGGSPEIIENGVSGFLVGNNADSVSDLIESLLRDSSKRVEIGNNAREVIKSKFSIERMIDDFRKIYEGCAVN; from the coding sequence ATGCGGATACTATATTTTATCGAATGTATGAGCAAGGGAGGAAAGGAAAGGAGACTCTTTGAATTGATTAGAAATTTAAGAGATAAAAAAGAATTTGAGATCTTCCTTCTAACACTCCGACCGGATAGTGATTTCCCTGAATTGCAAAATGTTGTGATTAATCATTCTTTTATCGGAAATGGTCCTTCTAAGAACTGGCTAATGGTGCTTTTTAAATGTTTCAGAGCTATCCTAAGGTTCAAACCTGGTATTGTACATACATGGGGTGACATAAATTCATTAATTGCGGTGTTACTGAAACCATTTTTTGCTTACTCACTTGTCAATAGCCAGATTACAGCGGCACCTGCAGTTGTTAAAAGATCGTTTCTTTTTCACACAATACCCTTTACCTTTTCAGAAGTGATTACGGCTAACAGTAAGGCTGGTTTGTTGGCATATTGTCCACCTAAAAATAAATCCCAAGTGATATATAACGGGTTTGATTTCAATAGAACGGCAAACTTGTTGTCATCAGATAATATAAAGGTAGAACTGGGGATTACTTCTGAATTCGTCGTCGGGATGTTCTCAAATTTTACGCCAGCGAAAGATTATCCTTTGTTTTTTGCGATTGCGCAAAAAATACTTGAAAAGATGGAGAATGTAACCTTTGTATGTGCAGGAAAAGGTGATTTCACAGGTTTATTTGCCGATCTCTCTGAAACTGCAAGATTAAGATTTAGAGTTATGGGTCCATCTGATGAGGTGGAGCAACTTATGTCTATTTGTGATATCGGTTTGCAATTAACGAACACTCACGGTCATGGTGAAGGCATATCAAATTCAATTCTTGAACTTTGTGCGCTAGGGAAATGTGTTATTGCCACAAATTGTGGTGGTTCACCTGAAATAATAGAAAACGGTGTCTCCGGTTTTTTAGTTGGTAATAATGCAGATTCAGTTTCTGACCTCATCGAATCATTACTTCGTGACAGTAGCAAAAGGGTCGAGATAGGTAACAATGCCAGGGAAGTAATTAAATCAAAATTTAGTATTGAGAGAATGATCGACGATTTTAGGAAGATATATGAAGGCTGCGCTGTAAATTGA
- a CDS encoding CapA family protein: MSRSIFFLGDISLNNGYIKLAESGIDPFFGVKTYLQGSDVVIGNLECLLCSPHGENHKKKPRLKTEASALKLLNKLQIDHVALANNHIADNLEDGVERTLQFLSANGIGAFGVRIKDFDENFDCYPITFEGKQIAILNYVTEDTHPSLPDDFRYEVSKFNLEDVNYKIKSIRNKYDFIIVYLHWGGRVEGGRYPDWGQNKIAHSIIDAGADIIIGHHPHVIQPMEIYKSKPVYYSLGNFCFDDIVSDGEVIPLTPDRRIGMMVKLELLESGLTSSEVFIRNEGLMINPIPEFVHQFRKRNFIYKAIAKSRVLWMVYFFKHSYIDPIANFFRREDLSFGIKMKRFIRSLFKRIR, translated from the coding sequence TTGAGCAGAAGTATCTTTTTCTTAGGCGACATAAGTTTAAACAACGGTTATATCAAGCTGGCAGAGTCAGGGATTGATCCATTTTTCGGGGTTAAAACCTATTTACAGGGTTCAGATGTGGTAATTGGGAACCTTGAATGTCTTCTTTGTAGCCCACATGGTGAAAACCATAAAAAGAAGCCTCGGCTTAAAACCGAAGCTTCGGCACTAAAATTATTAAACAAATTACAAATTGACCATGTTGCTTTGGCTAACAACCATATTGCTGATAACCTTGAAGATGGGGTTGAGCGTACGCTGCAATTTCTCTCTGCGAATGGGATTGGGGCTTTTGGTGTCAGAATAAAAGACTTCGATGAGAATTTTGATTGTTACCCGATCACATTTGAGGGAAAGCAGATTGCCATTTTAAATTATGTTACTGAAGACACTCATCCTTCGCTTCCTGATGATTTTCGTTATGAAGTCAGTAAATTTAACCTTGAGGATGTAAACTATAAGATCAAATCGATTAGAAACAAATATGATTTTATCATTGTTTATCTTCATTGGGGGGGTAGGGTAGAAGGGGGGAGGTATCCGGACTGGGGGCAGAATAAAATCGCCCATTCCATCATAGATGCAGGTGCAGATATCATCATTGGGCATCATCCCCATGTGATTCAACCCATGGAAATTTATAAATCAAAACCTGTTTACTACAGTTTGGGCAATTTTTGTTTTGATGATATTGTTTCCGATGGCGAGGTGATCCCGTTAACACCTGATCGTAGAATCGGAATGATGGTTAAACTTGAGTTACTCGAATCAGGACTAACATCATCAGAGGTTTTCATAAGAAATGAAGGACTCATGATAAATCCTATTCCTGAATTTGTGCATCAATTTAGAAAAAGGAACTTTATTTATAAGGCCATAGCCAAGAGCAGAGTGCTCTGGATGGTTTATTTTTTTAAACATTCTTATATAGACCCGATAGCTAATTTTTTTAGACGTGAGGATCTGTCATTTGGAATCAAAATGAAAAGATTCATCAGGTCTCTTTTTAAAAGGATTAGATAA
- a CDS encoding glycosyltransferase — MANRTQLHVLFVRSGNNGVDPISTNQGLSLFENGLKVTYFDIVGKGVIGYLRNIPELRKYIRESNCDLIHAHYSFSGIIASLTCTKKVVCSLMGSDIYSSRLGRWFLKIFSHICWSATIVKSERSAVDFGLKSIKIIPNGINLTKFRTIEKSEARKRLGWTQGKIILFGADPQRSEKNYDLFDRALQITNNENITIKHLFNVNNSEVPFWMSAADVLVLTSKWEGSPNVIKEALACGCPIVATNVGDISELISGVNGCYVSDFTPSDVAVKLELAIDYAIKNDRTNGREFIAFLDENIVARKLINVYHKVLNV, encoded by the coding sequence TTGGCAAATAGAACTCAGTTACATGTTTTGTTCGTTAGAAGCGGGAATAATGGGGTCGATCCGATCTCCACAAATCAGGGGCTATCGCTTTTTGAAAATGGCTTGAAGGTGACTTACTTTGATATAGTTGGAAAAGGAGTTATCGGTTATCTCAGGAACATCCCAGAGCTCAGAAAGTATATTCGGGAATCAAATTGTGACCTGATACATGCCCACTATTCTTTTAGTGGAATCATTGCTTCATTAACCTGCACCAAAAAAGTTGTTTGTTCGCTGATGGGAAGCGATATTTATTCAAGCAGGTTAGGTAGATGGTTCTTGAAAATATTCAGTCATATTTGCTGGTCAGCAACAATCGTTAAATCAGAAAGATCTGCCGTGGATTTTGGCCTGAAGTCAATCAAAATAATCCCGAATGGGATAAACCTTACCAAGTTCAGGACGATTGAGAAAAGCGAAGCCCGAAAACGATTGGGGTGGACACAAGGGAAAATAATATTGTTTGGAGCTGACCCTCAAAGGTCTGAGAAAAATTATGATCTCTTCGACCGGGCACTCCAAATTACCAACAATGAAAATATTACCATAAAGCACTTGTTTAATGTTAATAATTCAGAAGTCCCGTTTTGGATGTCGGCCGCCGATGTCCTGGTGTTAACCAGCAAGTGGGAAGGAAGTCCTAATGTAATCAAGGAGGCACTCGCGTGTGGATGTCCCATAGTTGCAACTAATGTTGGAGATATATCAGAATTGATTTCAGGTGTGAACGGTTGTTATGTGTCGGATTTTACACCAAGCGATGTGGCTGTGAAACTTGAACTTGCCATTGATTATGCGATTAAAAATGACAGGACTAACGGGAGAGAATTTATAGCATTTTTGGACGAGAACATTGTTGCACGAAAGTTAATTAATGTTTATCACAAGGTATTAAATGTATGA
- the hisH gene encoding imidazole glycerol phosphate synthase subunit HisH, translating into MIVIVDYGLGNLGSVKKAINRVGYDCLVANNPDEIKSADKLILPGVGNFKVGIENLKSKNLVKILEEEVLEKKKPILGICLGMQLMTSSSEEGHCEGLNWVGGFTQRFPDSDNLKIPHMGWNTLRFENHHTIYNEISEQDFFYFVHSYYVTGVEPKYKISETEYGLGFVSSFAKENIIGCQFHPEKSHDAGLKLLRNFCAAQDFKGMKNVHT; encoded by the coding sequence ATGATTGTTATTGTTGATTACGGTTTGGGAAATCTTGGCTCAGTAAAGAAGGCCATTAACAGAGTTGGTTATGATTGCTTAGTAGCGAATAACCCGGACGAAATTAAATCAGCTGATAAACTCATTTTACCTGGTGTGGGTAACTTTAAAGTGGGAATTGAGAATCTAAAAAGTAAAAATCTTGTGAAAATATTGGAGGAAGAAGTTCTTGAAAAAAAGAAACCAATTCTTGGGATTTGCCTTGGGATGCAACTTATGACCTCTTCCAGTGAGGAGGGTCACTGCGAAGGGCTCAACTGGGTTGGTGGTTTCACCCAAAGATTTCCCGACAGTGATAACTTAAAAATTCCACACATGGGCTGGAATACTTTAAGGTTTGAGAATCATCATACAATTTATAATGAAATCTCAGAGCAGGATTTTTTCTATTTTGTTCATTCATATTATGTTACAGGTGTCGAACCTAAGTATAAAATCTCTGAAACAGAATATGGACTGGGTTTTGTGTCCTCATTTGCAAAAGAAAACATCATAGGCTGTCAGTTTCATCCCGAAAAGAGTCATGATGCTGGTCTCAAATTATTGCGGAATTTCTGTGCAGCTCAAGATTTTAAGGGGATGAAAAATGTACATACCTAG
- a CDS encoding AglZ/HisF2 family acetamidino modification protein, which yields MYIPRIIPILLLRGKGLVKTLKFGDPTYIGDPINAVRIFNDLKADELVFLDISATKENRQIDLEIVKDIADEAFMPFAVGGGISDILTVEKILNLGCEKVVINSSFYGNTNLIPQIVSNFGSQSLVLSIDVKKNFWGNYEIFSHSGSKKQKHVLNDVVSRANDLGVGEIIINSIDNDGQMTGYDLKLIKSVTSIAKCPTVACGGAGSMKDFLLATEVGGAHAVAAGSMFVYHGPRKAVLINYPSKEQIKDVFKNKEINVGI from the coding sequence ATGTACATACCTAGAATCATACCAATTTTGTTGCTTCGTGGAAAGGGATTGGTCAAAACCCTTAAATTCGGTGATCCTACGTATATAGGTGACCCCATTAACGCCGTAAGAATTTTTAACGACTTAAAAGCGGATGAGTTGGTATTCTTGGATATTTCAGCAACAAAAGAAAATCGACAAATTGATTTAGAGATTGTTAAGGATATTGCTGATGAAGCGTTTATGCCTTTCGCTGTAGGAGGAGGAATATCAGATATTCTAACGGTTGAAAAAATCCTGAACCTGGGGTGCGAAAAGGTAGTGATAAATTCGTCTTTTTATGGTAACACTAATTTGATACCTCAAATTGTATCTAACTTTGGTTCTCAAAGTCTTGTACTTTCAATAGATGTGAAAAAAAATTTCTGGGGTAATTATGAAATTTTCTCGCATTCGGGAAGTAAAAAACAAAAACATGTTCTAAACGATGTGGTTTCTCGAGCGAATGATCTTGGCGTTGGTGAAATAATAATAAATTCAATCGATAATGATGGCCAAATGACCGGATATGATCTAAAATTAATCAAAAGTGTCACCAGCATCGCAAAATGTCCTACTGTTGCATGTGGCGGAGCTGGGTCGATGAAAGACTTTCTTCTTGCCACAGAGGTTGGTGGAGCACATGCCGTCGCAGCCGGCAGCATGTTTGTTTACCACGGTCCAAGAAAAGCAGTTTTAATTAATTACCCTTCAAAAGAGCAAATTAAGGATGTTTTTAAAAATAAGGAAATAAATGTTGGAATTTAA
- a CDS encoding N-acetyl sugar amidotransferase — MLEFKRCSKGMWDSTVPGIEFDQKGISNYAKMFTQLCETYPRGEKGQKDWESIVDKIKKDGEGKRYDCIIGVSGGTDSSYLLHIAKNIYGLRPLAVNLDNGWSSDIAVKNIKKVTESLNIDLETYVIDYEEIKDLLRAYMFAGLPWIDLPTDLAIKSIMFRVSRKEGIKYILRGNDFRSEGFQPQEWTYGDGKQLLHIHKLFGRTKLSTFPNYTIADVITNAFISKIKSYFPFYYLDYSKQEAQKFLIDNFGWEYYGGHHHENLFTKFAISYWLYEKFGIDKRIITLSAQVMSGAIGYNEAVEALNKKPYNSSKLDEELNFVLKKLDISKEEFSKLMLSENKSYIDYPSYSPLLEKFAKPSMWFLKKVYPYKPISFFQMEMRGK, encoded by the coding sequence ATGTTGGAATTTAAAAGATGTTCTAAAGGTATGTGGGATAGTACAGTGCCGGGTATTGAATTCGATCAGAAGGGGATATCAAATTATGCTAAGATGTTTACGCAACTTTGTGAAACTTACCCCCGAGGTGAAAAAGGGCAAAAAGACTGGGAATCTATTGTTGATAAAATAAAGAAAGACGGGGAAGGGAAACGATACGACTGTATTATAGGCGTAAGTGGAGGAACAGATAGTTCTTATCTCTTGCACATAGCAAAAAACATCTATGGACTACGGCCCCTTGCCGTCAATCTGGACAATGGTTGGAGTTCAGATATTGCAGTTAAAAATATTAAGAAAGTTACCGAATCTCTAAATATTGATTTGGAAACATATGTAATTGATTATGAAGAAATTAAAGATCTTCTTCGAGCATATATGTTTGCGGGTTTACCGTGGATTGATTTACCAACTGATTTAGCTATCAAAAGTATTATGTTTAGGGTATCCCGCAAGGAGGGCATCAAATATATTTTAAGGGGCAACGATTTTAGATCTGAAGGTTTTCAACCTCAAGAATGGACATATGGTGACGGGAAACAGCTACTGCACATTCATAAACTTTTTGGCCGAACAAAGTTATCAACTTTCCCAAACTATACAATCGCTGATGTAATTACTAATGCGTTTATTAGTAAGATTAAGAGTTATTTCCCTTTCTATTATCTTGACTATAGCAAGCAGGAAGCACAGAAGTTTCTAATTGATAATTTTGGGTGGGAGTATTATGGCGGACATCATCATGAGAATCTTTTTACTAAGTTTGCTATTTCTTATTGGCTATATGAGAAGTTTGGGATAGACAAACGGATAATCACCTTGTCTGCCCAAGTAATGAGCGGAGCAATTGGATATAATGAAGCAGTTGAGGCACTGAATAAAAAACCATACAACAGTTCTAAATTAGACGAGGAGCTAAATTTTGTATTGAAGAAATTGGATATTTCGAAAGAGGAATTTTCAAAGTTGATGCTTTCTGAAAATAAATCATATATTGATTATCCGAGCTATTCCCCTCTCCTTGAAAAATTCGCTAAGCCTTCAATGTGGTTTCTTAAGAAGGTCTATCCTTACAAACCAATTAGTTTCTTTCAGATGGAGATGAGAGGGAAATGA
- a CDS encoding DUF354 domain-containing protein translates to MSLPAKMLFFFVHPSKFHVFRDTITQLRQNGHIVDIVITSKDVLEDLLVSQGWEYTNIFPEGRKLKGISPLISSAINFFRTIYRLHKFVKKKKYDLFITDDLLVYLSKWFKTPSFVFTDDDLAVTKLFSIILARADYVIAPMITDLGKFNSKKIGFEGYKELAYLYPGRFIPDIEIIKKFNGGAERYFLIRLVSLRAYHDVGMKGLTDKNVIRLITLLERYGKVYISSERSLPDKLEKYRLKIEPRNILHVIYFADIFIGDSQTMTSEAAVLGTPSIRINNFVGKISVMEEKQSKYGLSFNFRVEQFDEMLNKLSELLVLDNLKNEFDTRKKVMLSEKIDLSGFMTWLFDQYPESITEFRKNPNIQNRFK, encoded by the coding sequence ATGTCCCTTCCCGCTAAAATGCTGTTCTTTTTTGTTCATCCTTCAAAGTTCCACGTTTTTAGAGATACAATAACCCAACTTCGCCAAAATGGACACATTGTTGACATTGTAATCACTTCTAAAGATGTACTCGAAGATTTGCTGGTTAGTCAAGGATGGGAGTATACAAACATCTTCCCGGAGGGACGTAAGCTAAAGGGTATTTCTCCGTTAATTAGTTCAGCAATAAACTTCTTCAGAACAATTTATCGACTTCACAAATTCGTTAAGAAGAAGAAATATGATTTATTCATCACAGACGATCTTCTCGTTTATTTATCAAAATGGTTCAAAACTCCATCTTTCGTTTTCACGGATGATGACTTGGCAGTGACAAAACTTTTTTCGATTATTTTGGCAAGGGCGGATTATGTTATCGCGCCAATGATAACTGATTTAGGAAAATTTAATTCGAAAAAAATTGGATTTGAGGGGTACAAAGAACTTGCATACTTATATCCGGGCAGATTCATCCCGGATATTGAAATAATTAAAAAATTTAATGGTGGGGCAGAACGGTATTTCTTAATTAGATTAGTATCATTAAGGGCCTACCATGATGTCGGGATGAAGGGACTTACCGACAAGAATGTAATTCGCTTGATAACATTGTTAGAAAGGTATGGTAAAGTTTATATATCATCGGAAAGGTCTTTGCCCGATAAGTTGGAGAAATACAGACTTAAAATAGAGCCGAGGAATATTTTGCATGTAATTTATTTTGCAGATATTTTTATAGGAGATAGTCAAACAATGACTTCTGAAGCTGCGGTGCTTGGAACGCCTTCAATAAGAATAAATAATTTCGTTGGGAAAATTAGTGTTATGGAGGAAAAACAGTCAAAATATGGTCTCTCATTCAATTTTCGAGTGGAACAGTTTGATGAGATGTTAAATAAATTATCGGAATTATTGGTTCTTGATAATTTAAAAAACGAATTTGATACACGAAAAAAAGTAATGCTCTCAGAAAAAATAGATCTCTCGGGTTTTATGACTTGGTTATTTGATCAATATCCTGAGAGCATCACAGAATTTCGCAAAAATCCTAACATTCAGAATAGATTTAAATGA